From the genome of Cytophagales bacterium WSM2-2:
AAATTGAGGAGCATACTAGAATACTGGTTCCTGGATACCGACATCCAGGAACCAGTGTCTGTTTATGCTATGTCAATACTCTTCTCCAAATAAACATCCTGAATCGCATTGAGAATTTCAACGCCTTCTTTCATTGGGCGCTGGAATGCTTTGCGACCGGAGATCAAGCCCATGCCACCAGCGCGTTTGTTGATTACGGCCGTACGAACTGCATCTGCCATATCACTCGCACCTTTTGAATCACCGCCTGAGTTGATAAGACCTGCACGGCCCATGTAGCAGTTAGCTACCTGGTAACGGCACAAATCAATCGGATGCTCGGAAGTCAATTCGGTATAGATTTTTTCATCCAGTTTTCCATAGCTGCTTCCACCGGTGTTCAGTGCTTTGTAGCCACCGTTGTTCTCTGCCAGTTTTTGCTTGATAATGTCAGCCTGAATAGTCACACCCAAGTGGTTCGCTTGCCCTGTAAGGTCGGCAGATACGTGATAATCTTTTCCATCTTTCTTGAATGCATTATTGCGGGTGTAGCACCACAAGATCGTACTCATACCAAGCGCATGAGCTTCTTCAAATGCTTTTGCAACTTCTTGTATCTGACGGGTCGACTGGTCGGATCCGAAATAAATGGTTGCTCCCACAGCAACAGCTCCCAGATTCCAGGCATCGCGAACAGAACCAAACATGATCTGATCTGCTTTGTTCGGATAGGTAAGCAATTCGTTGTGATTGATTTTTACAATGAAAGGAATTTTGTGAGCATAGCTTCTTGACATCATAGCCAAACCACCATAGGTAGTAGCCACGGCATTACATCCGCCTTCAATAGCGAGCTTTAAAATATTTTCAGGGTCGAAGTAGATCGGGTTTTTGGCAAAAGATGCACCTGCACTGTGCTCAATTCCCTGGTCGATCGGGAGGATTGAAACGTAACCTGTTCCGCCCAGTCTTCCAGTATTGAATAAAGTCTGGAGACTGCGGAGCGTTTGAGGATTTCTGTTGGACTGGGAAAAAATCCGGTCAACGAAATCAGCTCCGGGTAAGTGCAGCTGTGATTTTGAGATGGTTTTGCTTTGGTGAGTTAAAAGAGACTCAGCGTCTTTGCCGAGAAGTTCTGTGATCTTGCTTTTAGACATATTTTTTAAGAAGAAAGGTGACAAATATACGGTTTAGGCTGTTTTTGGTCAAAGGGAATCCGACTGCCCGGCGGATAAGCAAAAAACCCATTTCAATTCGAAATGGGTTCCTGATAATTCTTCTGAGATGATTAAGCGGGTTGAGCAACAGCCAATTTTTCCTTGATCCGTGCGCTCTTGCCTTGACGGCCTCTTAAATAATACAGTTTCGCTCTGCGAACTTTACCTGCTTTTACAAATTCGATTTTATCGATACTAGGGCTTAACATCGGGAAAATTCTTTCCACGCCTATGCCATTCGATACTTTACGTACAGAGAAGCTCTCACCATTGGTTCCTTTTCCACGGTGATAGATCACCGTGCCCTGGAATTGCTGGATACGCTCCTTATTACCTTCGCTGATTTTTACGTGCACGTTGATGGTGTCACCAGCCTTAAAATTGGGGATTGAAGCCCTTTTTGTGCTCAATTCCTGTTCTACAATCTTCATTAAATCGGCCATAAAACCCTCTTTTTAAAATGGACTGCAAATTTATAAGAAGAATGTTAGAATTCTAAGCCCAGCCGGGAATTATTATTTGGCCCTAATGGCCTGAAAACCTACTCATTGGTCAGCCCGGGCCTTCTTTTCCGGGTTCTTTCTAGCGATTGATCATGGCGCCAATCCTGGATTTTG
Proteins encoded in this window:
- a CDS encoding fructose-bisphosphate aldolase, with product MSKSKITELLGKDAESLLTHQSKTISKSQLHLPGADFVDRIFSQSNRNPQTLRSLQTLFNTGRLGGTGYVSILPIDQGIEHSAGASFAKNPIYFDPENILKLAIEGGCNAVATTYGGLAMMSRSYAHKIPFIVKINHNELLTYPNKADQIMFGSVRDAWNLGAVAVGATIYFGSDQSTRQIQEVAKAFEEAHALGMSTILWCYTRNNAFKKDGKDYHVSADLTGQANHLGVTIQADIIKQKLAENNGGYKALNTGGSSYGKLDEKIYTELTSEHPIDLCRYQVANCYMGRAGLINSGGDSKGASDMADAVRTAVINKRAGGMGLISGRKAFQRPMKEGVEILNAIQDVYLEKSIDIA
- the rplS gene encoding 50S ribosomal protein L19, whose translation is MADLMKIVEQELSTKRASIPNFKAGDTINVHVKISEGNKERIQQFQGTVIYHRGKGTNGESFSVRKVSNGIGVERIFPMLSPSIDKIEFVKAGKVRRAKLYYLRGRQGKSARIKEKLAVAQPA